Within the Thermosynechococcaceae cyanobacterium Okahandja genome, the region GGTGCTTCTTCGTAGGGCAAGTGCCCCAGCAGGGTTTCCGGGAGTGGTTCCTGTTGCTCCACCACCTCCGGTGTGGCGGGGGTGCTAGAGCGGTTAACCCACCAGAGTCCACCCCCCAGACAAAGGCCAAGGGTGCCAGCAACAATCAGCCAGCGTCTATAAGCTGGTCGCTTGCCTAGGCCAACTACCGAGGTCGCCTGTAGGCGCTCTGCAACCGGAATATCCTGCTCCATACTCACACCTGCCAACCGAGGGGTTTGTTTAGACTATACGATCGTGACATCCTCCCGAGGCTGACCCTGCCCCCAACCTCACGATTGGGCATTCCTGCCCCACGCCACTTGTCTAGGTCAGAGACCCCCGACAGACCGACTTGACAGGCGGTTTCCCTTCCCCAGTGTCCCTGGGCTACTACATTTTCTAGTCCACGATGCAACACCACCTCTGCGGCAGCATGGTCACGATGCGTCCGATACCCACACTCCCGACAATGATGCTCTCTGATGCCCAACTCTTTCCTTACGGTAACAAGGCACTTAGGGCAGGTTTGACTGGTGCCGTTGGGATTGACTTTGGCAAAGGACACGCGTCTGCACGTCTCCAGCCATTCCAGCAGTTCAATCTGTTGGCTGGCATCTGGATAGATGCGGTAGGTGTAGTTCATGGTCAGCATAGTTGTATTTCACCACGACTTGTAGCCGATGGTAAATGCTTGTCTCATCCCCATTGTGCACGCAGTGTGCCAAAGGCATGGGGAATCGACAAGTGCGGGACTTATCGCTCCCCGAACCCCTCAAAAGTTAATTTGGAGCGTTAGACATTCAACTTAGACATTACCTACACATTAAAACTTACACATTAAAGCGAAACAGCATCACATCCCCTTCTTGGACAACGTAGTCCTTGCCCTCGCTGCGCATCAGCCCTTTTTCTTTGGCAACGTTTACCGACTGACAGGCCACTAAGTCCTTGTAACTGATGGTTTCGGCACGGATAAAGCCCCGCTCGAAGTCACTGTGGATGACCCCTGCCGCTTGGGGGGCTTTGGCACCAATGGGTACGGTCCAAGCGCGGGTTTCTTTTGGCCCCGTTGTGAAAAAGGTTTGCAACCCCAAGAGCTTATAGGTGGCTCGAATGAGCGATCGCAACCCCCCTTCGGCCACCCCGAGGCTATCTAAATAGGCTTGGCGATCCTCGTCGGGCAACTCCACCAGTTCTGCTTCCACTTGGGCGGAGACAATCACTACCTCTGCGCCCTCCGCCGCCGCTTGGGTTTGAACCGCCTTTGTCCAGTCATTACCGCTGGCTAGATCCTGCTCGGCCACATTGGCCGCATAAATCATCGGTTTGCGGGTCAACAGCCCCAAAAAGCGTATAGCCGCCTTTTCTTCTGGTGTGAGGGGACATAACCGCGCCGCTTGCCCCTCATTGAGTACCGCAGCTAGTTTCTCTAGGGCTGCTAATTCAATCTGAGCCTCCTTTTGCGATCGCGCCGCCTTACGAGTGCGCTCTAGCCGCTTCTCAACCTGTGCCAGATCCGCGAGGGCTAACTCTAGGTTAATGACCGCCATATCCTCTACCGGATTGACCCGTCCGGCCACATGGACAATATCATCATCCTCAAAGCAGCGCACCACATGGACAATGGCATCCACTTCACGAATATTGGCTAAAAATTGATTGCCCAGCCCTTCCCCCTTACTGGCCCCTTTCACGAGCCCGGCAATATCAACAAATTCAACCCGCGTCGGTACAATTGCTGCCGAGTTAGAAATCTTCGCCAGGACGTTCAAGCGTTCATCGGGAACCGGCACCACCCCCACATTGGGTTCAATGGTACAAAAGGGGAAATTGGCTGCCTCTGCTTTTGCATTGGCCACCAAGGCATTAAACAAGGTTGATTTGCCCACATTGGGTAATCCGACAATTCCGGCTCGCAGCATGATGTTTAACGCTTTTCTCCCACAGTCTTTGCTGATCTCTAAGCAGCTTGGGGCTTAATTTTCACAGTCTTCGAGTGTAACACAGTTCCCGGGTCAAATCTATGCGGCGTTTTGATTCCTTGGTGGCAATAACAACGGCAGGCATAACAGTTCACGTAATGATAGCCATAGAGCACAACGGGTTTACCGGGGATGGCGATCGCGATTGCGTAACGAAAAATAATGTTAGAAATAAAGGAAGATAAAGGAGGCGATTGATGTCTCACACAACTGAATTAAGACTCGACAAAAAGGTTTGGACAGACGAAGAGTTTATGGCCTTGCCCAAGGATGGGCATCGCTATGAGATTGTGAATGGAGAACTGGTTGACATGGGGAATTCAGGCGCATTACATGGCTATGTGTGTAGCCTGCTGTTGGCAGCCTTAGCCAGCCATGTCTTGGCTCAACAACTAGGTATTATTTTAGACTCTAGTACTGCCTTCAAGATGCGAAATGGCAATAAGCGCTCTCCTAATATTTCCTTCTTTGCCAAAGAGCGTTTACAGAGCATGAGCGAGTTGCCAACCGGCTTTTTAGAAGGCGCACCTGATCTTGCGGTGGAAATTTTATCCTCCGGTAACACCGTGGCGGAAATAGAGGCGAAAGTGACTGAGTATTTTGATAATAGTGCCCGCTTAATTTGGGTCATTGGTCCAACGCAGCATTACGTCCTTGTGTACCGCTGTGCCCAACAACCCGATCGCCGCCTAAAATCTGTTGATTATTTGGATGGGGAAGGGGTCATTCCCGGCTTTACATTCCCTGTGGCAGATCTCTTTCAAAAGCCGGCGTTCTTAGGGTAATCGGCGGGGAAGGTGTCAGGTCAGGGAGAGGTGTTGCTGTTTTGTAGCACGGTCTCGAACAGAAGCAGGACCTGTTTCCATGCGTCGTGGGCGGCGGCGGCATCGTAGCTGTCGCGCTGATCGCAAAAGAAGCCATGATCGGCGGGATAAACGAAGATGTGGTGGCGGATGCCATGGTGGTGCAGCGCCGTTTCAATCTCTTTCACCTGCTCCATGAGAATACTTTGATCGCGATCGCCAAAGAAGGCGTAGAGGGTGCCGCGAATTTTGGGGGTGATCTCAAGGGTGGGCAGGCCGCCCCCCGGGGTCATGGTGGTAATGCCCGCCCCATAAAAGGAGGCGGTGGCTTTAATCTCTGGTAACTGCGCCACAAGATAGGCCACATGCCCCCCAAAGCAAAAGCCAATGGTACCAATGGCATCACCGTTCACGTTGGCTAGTCCTTTGAGGTAAGCAATGGTCGCTTGGGTATCGCTAAGGAGTTCCGCCGCCGTGGTTTGGTTTTTGTACTGCCGTCCCAAATCAATGTCTGCTGGGGTGTAACCGGTCTCAAACTGGGGGGCAAACCGTTGGTACAACGCCGGGGCGATCGCCACGTAGCCCTGCCGCGCAATACGCTCAGTGACATCGCGGATGTGGGCGTTCACCCCAAAAATTTCCTGAAACACAATCACAGCGGGATAGGCGCCTTGGGCAGTGGGTTCTGCCAAGTAGGCATCAAGGAGCAAATCGCCATTGACCACCTTTACCCAACGACTGGTAATCTCTGCCATGCGTGCCTTCCTATGCGGGAACCTCTAAGTCTGGGAATGTCCGTTTAATGTCCTCCACCAATTCATCGAGTTCCGCCAAGGCGGACTGAATGTCGATATTGATGGTGCCAGTACCGGGAAGCTCCATGAGTTTTTTCAGGCTCTCGCGCTTGGCAAGGATCACCTGTAGCCGTTCTTGGAGGGTTGGCAAATCCATAGATGTTGAGATGTCTTAACAACCATTCCTACTTTAGCGGACAGGGGAGCCGCAGGCTATGGGGGCACGGCTCAAAGCTGCCATTTCTGTGAGACTCCGTGGAATGGGATAATACGTAAGGAGCATAGGGCAATTTATGAGAAGCTGTAAAGTCTCTTAAACTATATAAATTCACCACCCCGCAGTGATGTCAAATTTTGCCGCAAATTTGGCCGCTGCCCAGCCCTTCACCGCACATTTGAAGCAACATGCAAGACCTGTTTTATGCTGAGATTCCCACACCCGATACCGGTGCCGTCATTGAATGGTTACACCAGCGGTTTCAGCCTGCGGTGGGGGCGATCGCCCCGCAGCCGACAGGGGGATGCTGGCAATTGCCCCCTAGTCCCACGCAACTGGCGGTATTTTTCTGGAATTTACAGCGAACCACGTACCTCAAGGTGGTGCGCTGGGGCAACGCGCCATGGCCACAGGAGGCCGCCTGTGTGCAGCAGTTAAAAACAGCCCTACGAGCCGCCTTTCCATTGCAGCCGGTGGTGCTACCCCCATGGCCGAGAGGGACATCTATTTTTGCCGCGTTGGCGGAGCGCTATCCCCTGACGGTGAAATATTTTCAGCGGATGCCCCAAGGGGAGGCGGATTTAGAGCGAGTGTATTGGTGGGAACAGCGCTGGCGGGAAGGGGTGCAGCGTCCTACCCCTCCGGTGCCCATCCTCAAAAAGGCCGATACTCCCTCTCCAGAGCCGACCTACGACCTTGTGTATATCGGGGGTGCCCTTGGGGTTATTCATGCCGCCGTCATGGCCCGTTTGGGCTATCGGGTATTACTGATTGAGCGCCTGCCCTTTGGCCGTATGAATCGGGAGTGGAACATTTCGCGGGCAGAGTTTCAGAATTTGATTGATCTGGGGCTGTTTAGCAGCGCCGAATTTGAAAGTGTCATTGCCCGCGAGTACGTGGATGGGTTTAACAAATTTTTTGATGCCACCAGTTCTGCCCACTGCCGCGCCCCGGTACTCCACACCCCCACCGTCTTAAACATTGCCCTAGACTCCGCCCAGTTTTTGCAGCTGTGCGGCCAAAAATTACGACAAGCGGGGGGCGAGATCTGGGACTACACGGACTTTGTGGGGGCAACGGTACACCCCAATAGCGTGGTTGCCCAAGTGCGCCACCGCCACAGCGGCAACGAGCAACAGGCCATTGCCCGGGTCCTCATTGATGCGATGGGTACGGCATCTCCCATTGCCCGCCAACTGAATGGGGGGCGTGCCTTTGACAGTGTGTGCCCCACAGTGGGTGCCATTGTCAAGGGACTTGCGCCGGAGGTATGGGATGGTCGCTATGGTGATGTGCTCCACAGCCATGGCGATAGTTCGCGGGGACGGCAGTTGATTTGGGAATTGTTTCCGGGAGCCGGGGAGGAGCGCACCATTTATCTCTTTCACTACCACCGCATTGAACCGGACTATCCCGGATCCCTATTGGAGCTTTACGAAGACTTTTTTAGTATTTTGCCGGAGTACCGTCGCTGCAACGTTGATGAACTCACGTGGGTCAAGCCGACCTTTGGCTATATTCCCGGCTATTTTAGCCACCATCGGGGCGATCGCGCCGTTGCCTTTGACCGGGTGCTGGCCATTGGCGATGCGGCCTCATTACAGTCGCCTTTGGTGTTTACCGGCTTTGGCTCCCTTGTGCGCAACCTACCCCGCTTAACGGATTTACTGGACACGGCCCTGCGCCATGATCTGGTGCAACAGTCCTTCCTCAACCAAATTCGCGCCTATCAGAGCAATACAGCAGTCACCTGGCTGTTTTCTCGGGGCATGATGGTGCCCAGCGATCGCCCCTTGCCCCCAGAGCGGGTCAATGCCATGCTCAATACCTTTTTTGGCATCCTCGGCCAAGAGTCACCGGAACTGGTGGATCGCTTTATTAAGGACCGCGCTGGCTGGTTACCCTTTAACCGGATGGCGCTGCGCGCGGCGTGGCAAAATCCGCAGCTACTGGGGTGGATCTGGCAAATGGCAGGTACGGCAGACTTGGTGCGCTGGCTGTTCAGCTACCTGAGTTTTAGCCTTGATGCCTTTTATCATGCGCTTTTTGGTCGCTGGCTGCCCCCCCTTGTGCGGCGCTGCCAACCATGGTTAGAACCCCTTGCCCCCACGGTGTGGTTTTGGTTACTGGTGCAAAGCTATGCCCTCAACTATTCTGTGGGGCAACCGCGCCTAGAACGAGCCACCTCACCCCCCCCTCCCTCCCCCACCCCAGTTGATCAAGCCGTGTCTCCTCGCTAACCTTGGGAGGCAAAGGTGTTGTGGAGATCACAGAGGTGAATGCAGCGGAGCAAGCCGTTACCCTGCAAATGGCCAGTAAGCTGGGGGCGATCGTCCACCTGTTTAAGCAGTGCAACCACGATTTGCGCGCCGATTTACAGCCATGGGCAGACGACCCCCACACCCGCGATTTAGTGGATCCGGACTCCATTGATATGGGGTTTCACCTGCCCGGGTGGAGCCGCCGCTGGCAAGCCCGCAGTCTGTTGTTACAAATTCGCCTCTACAGGGATCCAGACACCCCCCAACGCCGTGCCATTGGCCTAGACATTGTTGGCTTTAGCTACATGAGTGAGCAGTGGCGCTTCAGTAGCATTGGTGGCGGCATTTTTAGTGGCAATAACTTACCCTTGCCCGAGCTACAACACCAATTACGCCACCTGAGCCAAGCGATTCTAGACCTGCTCAATAGTTGACTCGCTTGAGTGGGGTCTCAGGCCTCGGGAACATCTGCCGCCAATGGCTCAAGGAGATCAATAATGGCTTCAAACTGAAACTGGCGCGCCATGGTGGCCAGCCGAGTTTTCAGTGCTGGTGTTAGGCTGGGCAGGTGCTCGAGTTGCTCAACAAAGCGTTGGGTATTGGCTTCGAGTGCCGCTAGGTACAAATCGGTGATGGCTTCTTGGGACAGGTGCGCCAGTTGACTGGCAACAAAGGGCGTTGCCGCTGGGGTGGAATCGTCGGCAGCAGCCACCGGTTCTTCGTAAATGAATTCAACCCCAAGATGTTTCCTCAAGGTCTCAAAAATAACGTGTTCGTTAAAGGGCTTACGCAAGAAATCATCACACCCGGCGGAGAGAATAATGGCCTGTTCCTCTTCAAGGACGCTGGCGGTTAGGGCAACGACGGCGGTGGCATTGCCTTTAGTGGTGGATTTGATATACTTGGTGGCTTCATAGCCATCCATGATGGGCATACGCATATCCATCCAAATGAGGTGAGGTTCCCAGGTCTCCCAGCAGGCGATCGCCTCTTGACCATTGGCCGCCTCCTGTACTTCAAAGCCTAAAGGCTGGAGCAGCTTCACCAGTAATTGCCGATTCACAGCTTTGTCATCCACCACCAGTAGGCGGTAGGTGGGTTGGTTAGGGGCTAGACCCAAAACTGGCAGGTGACCCTCTGCCATGGCTGCTAAGGTTGGCCGCCCGGCCATCACGGGGAGGGTAATGTAAAACTGCGTGCCTCTGCCCGGCTGACTTTCAACGCTAATGCTCCCCCCCATCAACTGAATAAATTTTTGGGTAATGCTAAGACCTAAGCCGGTTCCCTCCTGCTTTTCCCGGCCGGCTTGACCTTGGCTAAAGGGCTGGAATAACTCCGCTAACTCCGCTGCCGCCATACCCACGCCTGTGTCGCCTACGGTGATGGCCAGTTCGTAATGCTCGTCTTGGCGGGTATGGGCATCCACTGTCAACCAGACGCGACCTTGGGGCGTAAATTTAATGGCATTGCTGAGGAGGTTAATGAGCACTTGCCGCATCTTTGTTTCATCGGCAGTCACGTACTGGGGAACGGCGGCACTATACTCAAGGGTGAGGTCTAAGCCAGCATTGACCGCCCGCAGGTGCAGCATATCGTCTAAATCTGCCAGTAGGCGATGCAAGTCAAAGTTGTGGGGGTTCAGGGTGGCTTTTTGGGCTTCAATTTTTGATAGATCAAGGATGTTATTAATAAGGGTGAGTAGATAGTCGCCACTGCGGTAAATGATGCCCGCGTTTTCGTAGTGATCGGGGGGCAGATCCTTACTGCGCAGCATCAGTTGCGAAAAGCCAATCACCGCATTCAGGGGCGATCGCAACTCATGGCTCATATTGGCAATAAAGGCACTTTTAGCTTTGTTGGCAGCCTCCGCCTTGGTGGCTAGCTCAAGGGCATGGGTCTCGCTCTCCTGTAGCGCTTGGGTACGCTCTAGCACCCGCTGCTCGAGATCCGCATTCAGGCGATTCAGACGTTCCTGAGCCGCTTGGTTTTCGGAAACAATACCCAACACCGCAAGGGAGGTTCCGGCCAACACCCCCACAAACATCTGGAAGAGGAGGAGGGACTGGCTTTTCTCAAAGATGTGAAAAAAGACCCCCAATTGGTAGCTCGTGAGGATGGCGGCGACAGTGGCCACAATGGCAGTCATGGATACAGTGACTCGATGGCCAAAGCGAAAGGCAGACCAAAGAATTGGCAGAAAATAGAGGTATTCAAGCGGCTGCTCCAGCAAAAAAACAGCGTAGCTAATCAGACCGAGGCTCAGTAACAGGGCAAAAAACTCTCCTCCCCGCACAGAGGCGGACTGACCCGCTACTGGGGGTCTGCCCCAAGCTACAAAGAGGGGGGCAATGACCAGCACCCCAATGCTGTCGCCAATCCACCAGTTGGCCAAAAATTGACCAAATTCCTGCCATGGTTTCCCTGCGTTGACAAAGACAATGCTCACCCCCACCAGCGATTGCAGGAGCGTTCCGGTTAAAAAGGCACAGAGGGTAAAGGCGACCGCGTGCTGCACTTTGGCAAAAAGCTGGCGACCCCCCAGTTGCTCCATCAGCACAACCGTCAGCCAAACACCCACCAGAATACCGGCTGAACCGATGATGTCCCCCCCCAAGGGATCGGGGCGGAGAACCACATTGACAATCAGGGCACCGAGGAGCACACCAAACCAGCGCGATCGCCCCCAAGCGAGCAGGCCGCCAACCGTCACCCCCGCCCCCGGCCAAATGGGGGAGCCATCGTTGGCAGCAATAATCGGCAGTTGGTAAAGGACAAGCCAACACGCTAGGGTATAAAGACCCGCAATGAGCAGAACGTCCCGCCACCAGCGGGGCTGTTGTAGGTGCTGCCTCAGGAATGCCCCAATTTGGTAGGTTAAGGATGCGCTGTGCTGCCGTTTTTTCACTTTAGGTGTGTTGAATCCGACGTTGACCAGCCGATGTACCGCCTGTGACTGACCACCTTCAGCATACAATTCACCATCGATCGTGGCTGCTGAAGCTGGCGATCGCCAAGAAAGTCCTGTTTGGGCTGATCCTGCTCACGCTCTCGCTCATCAGTGGCTATAGCTGGCGGCACTACGATACGGTGATGCACTGGGCACATCAACACCTGCTCACGGCTGAGTTTGGGCTAGTGGCGTGGGGGTTACAGGTGCTATTGCAGCAAAGTGAACCAACCTTAAAACTGGTGGCACAGGTTTCTGGCGGATACGGTGTGCTCATTTTAATTGCGGCGGCAGGGGTCTGGTACGGCTACGGCTGGGCATACCTTTTATTTGCGCTCTTGGTCGGCTCGATGCTGCCGTGGGAAATTCGCGAACTTTGGGAGCACCCCTCGTGGGAAACTATGACCCTGCTGCTGATTAACGGTTTGATTTTTGCCTTCTTTTGCGTTGAAACCACCAAGGTATGGCACCAGCAGCGCATTAGTGCCCAGTGACCACCAAGTTATCGCGGTGAATAATGGTATCGGCACCGCTATAGCCAAGGATGCTCGCTAGTTCTGTGGACTGCTGCCCCTGCACACGGCAAATTTCCTCGCTGTTGTAGTTCACAAGGCCGCGGGCCACCTCAGTTCCTTCGGGATCGCAGAGCTTTACGGCATCCTGGGCCTGAAATTCACCGCTCACCTTTGTAATTCCTGCTGCCAACAGGGAGCGTCCGCCCTGAGTAATGGCCTTGACGGCTCCAGCATCGAGCCATAGCTCCCCTTTGGGAATGAGGGCGCGGGCAATCCAGCGCTTACGGGCATTGATGGTTTTGGGTTTCGGCTCAAACTGGGTGCCCAACGACTCTCCTGCTAGCACCTTGAGGATATTCGTGGGCGATCGCCCGTCGGTAATGACCGTGCGCACCCCGGCCTCGGTGGCAATTTCTGCCGCCCGAATTTTGGTGGCCATACCACCCGTGCCCCAAGGGGAGCCTGCGGTGCCAATCTGTACCATTTGGCTCAGGGTTGCGAGGGACTCAACCCGCTCAATGGGAACGGCGGTTTTGTCCAGCCGCGGATCCGCAGAGTAGAGGCGATCCACATCCGTGAGCAAAAACAGCCAATCCGCCTCCACTAAGCTGGCCACTAAGGCTGAGAGGGTATCGTTATCGCCAAACTTGAGTTCATCTACCGCCACCGTATCGTTTTCATTGACGATGGGAATCACCCCCAACTCAAACAAGGCTTGGAAGGTATTGAAAATATTTAAGTAGCTTTGACGATCCACAAAGTTCTGGCGCGTGAGCAGGATTTGGGCAATCGGCTGGCGCAACACACCAAATAAATCATCGTACATGCGCATCAGGTGGCCTTGCCCTACTGCCGCCACGGCCTGTTTTTGGGCTAATTGCTGGGGGCGCTCCTGTAACCCCAAGCGCACCGCCCCGACTCCCACCGCTCCCGATGAGACCAGCACGACGCGATCGCCCCGCTGCCGACAGCCCCAAAGCACCTCCACCAGTTGGGCAATGGTGGCCAGCGCAACCGTTCCCTCTTTTCCCCCTGTCAAGCTAGAGGTGCCAATTTTAACAACGATTGTTTGCCCCATGGCAGTAATTCCACCATAAAAATATACCCCCGCCCTGAGGACGAGGGTTCTACCCTTAATTCTAATGCGAGTGCTAGTACTAGATGACATACAGCCCCGTATGAGGCTCGCCCCATCTCACAGTGGCTCCCCAAGAGCTTAGCGAGTCCTCGTCAATGTCTGAGGAAAGGCACTCAGGTGAATCAGGCGCTCTTTGGCCACAAGGGCACTACCAACCACCGTGTTGCTACTCAGACGGAGATCTATCCCTTCGGCCAACGCCGGAAAGGTGTCTGCTGGCGCTTGAGATACATCCCGCAGAAAGTCGGTTACCGTTTGGGGAGAAAGGGGGGGCGCATCTAAGGTCCGCTGTGCTTCAAGGGCATAACCGGTGAGCAGCTTGGGCAACAACTGCGCAAACGTGCCGGGAAAATCAAACAACTCCAGACCCCAAATTTTCCCATCGAGAGCAAAAATAGCCCCCACTTGGTTGGCAACCGCCTTAAATGCCGCTTTATACTCCG harbors:
- a CDS encoding zinc ribbon domain-containing protein, translated to MLTMNYTYRIYPDASQQIELLEWLETCRRVSFAKVNPNGTSQTCPKCLVTVRKELGIREHHCRECGYRTHRDHAAAEVVLHRGLENVVAQGHWGRETACQVGLSGVSDLDKWRGAGMPNREVGGRVSLGRMSRSYSLNKPLGWQV
- the ychF gene encoding redox-regulated ATPase YchF; its protein translation is MMLRAGIVGLPNVGKSTLFNALVANAKAEAANFPFCTIEPNVGVVPVPDERLNVLAKISNSAAIVPTRVEFVDIAGLVKGASKGEGLGNQFLANIREVDAIVHVVRCFEDDDIVHVAGRVNPVEDMAVINLELALADLAQVEKRLERTRKAARSQKEAQIELAALEKLAAVLNEGQAARLCPLTPEEKAAIRFLGLLTRKPMIYAANVAEQDLASGNDWTKAVQTQAAAEGAEVVIVSAQVEAELVELPDEDRQAYLDSLGVAEGGLRSLIRATYKLLGLQTFFTTGPKETRAWTVPIGAKAPQAAGVIHSDFERGFIRAETISYKDLVACQSVNVAKEKGLMRSEGKDYVVQEGDVMLFRFNV
- a CDS encoding Uma2 family endonuclease; this translates as MSHTTELRLDKKVWTDEEFMALPKDGHRYEIVNGELVDMGNSGALHGYVCSLLLAALASHVLAQQLGIILDSSTAFKMRNGNKRSPNISFFAKERLQSMSELPTGFLEGAPDLAVEILSSGNTVAEIEAKVTEYFDNSARLIWVIGPTQHYVLVYRCAQQPDRRLKSVDYLDGEGVIPGFTFPVADLFQKPAFLG
- a CDS encoding dienelactone hydrolase family protein, with the protein product MAEITSRWVKVVNGDLLLDAYLAEPTAQGAYPAVIVFQEIFGVNAHIRDVTERIARQGYVAIAPALYQRFAPQFETGYTPADIDLGRQYKNQTTAAELLSDTQATIAYLKGLANVNGDAIGTIGFCFGGHVAYLVAQLPEIKATASFYGAGITTMTPGGGLPTLEITPKIRGTLYAFFGDRDQSILMEQVKEIETALHHHGIRHHIFVYPADHGFFCDQRDSYDAAAAHDAWKQVLLLFETVLQNSNTSP
- a CDS encoding MASE1 domain-containing protein, encoding MKKRQHSASLTYQIGAFLRQHLQQPRWWRDVLLIAGLYTLACWLVLYQLPIIAANDGSPIWPGAGVTVGGLLAWGRSRWFGVLLGALIVNVVLRPDPLGGDIIGSAGILVGVWLTVVLMEQLGGRQLFAKVQHAVAFTLCAFLTGTLLQSLVGVSIVFVNAGKPWQEFGQFLANWWIGDSIGVLVIAPLFVAWGRPPVAGQSASVRGGEFFALLLSLGLISYAVFLLEQPLEYLYFLPILWSAFRFGHRVTVSMTAIVATVAAILTSYQLGVFFHIFEKSQSLLLFQMFVGVLAGTSLAVLGIVSENQAAQERLNRLNADLEQRVLERTQALQESETHALELATKAEAANKAKSAFIANMSHELRSPLNAVIGFSQLMLRSKDLPPDHYENAGIIYRSGDYLLTLINNILDLSKIEAQKATLNPHNFDLHRLLADLDDMLHLRAVNAGLDLTLEYSAAVPQYVTADETKMRQVLINLLSNAIKFTPQGRVWLTVDAHTRQDEHYELAITVGDTGVGMAAAELAELFQPFSQGQAGREKQEGTGLGLSITQKFIQLMGGSISVESQPGRGTQFYITLPVMAGRPTLAAMAEGHLPVLGLAPNQPTYRLLVVDDKAVNRQLLVKLLQPLGFEVQEAANGQEAIACWETWEPHLIWMDMRMPIMDGYEATKYIKSTTKGNATAVVALTASVLEEEQAIILSAGCDDFLRKPFNEHVIFETLRKHLGVEFIYEEPVAAADDSTPAATPFVASQLAHLSQEAITDLYLAALEANTQRFVEQLEHLPSLTPALKTRLATMARQFQFEAIIDLLEPLAADVPEA
- a CDS encoding DUF2127 domain-containing protein, whose protein sequence is MTDHLQHTIHHRSWLLKLAIAKKVLFGLILLTLSLISGYSWRHYDTVMHWAHQHLLTAEFGLVAWGLQVLLQQSEPTLKLVAQVSGGYGVLILIAAAGVWYGYGWAYLLFALLVGSMLPWEIRELWEHPSWETMTLLLINGLIFAFFCVETTKVWHQQRISAQ
- the proB gene encoding glutamate 5-kinase; protein product: MGQTIVVKIGTSSLTGGKEGTVALATIAQLVEVLWGCRQRGDRVVLVSSGAVGVGAVRLGLQERPQQLAQKQAVAAVGQGHLMRMYDDLFGVLRQPIAQILLTRQNFVDRQSYLNIFNTFQALFELGVIPIVNENDTVAVDELKFGDNDTLSALVASLVEADWLFLLTDVDRLYSADPRLDKTAVPIERVESLATLSQMVQIGTAGSPWGTGGMATKIRAAEIATEAGVRTVITDGRSPTNILKVLAGESLGTQFEPKPKTINARKRWIARALIPKGELWLDAGAVKAITQGGRSLLAAGITKVSGEFQAQDAVKLCDPEGTEVARGLVNYNSEEICRVQGQQSTELASILGYSGADTIIHRDNLVVTGH